A window of the Sulfitobacter sp. THAF37 genome harbors these coding sequences:
- a CDS encoding TniQ family protein encodes MDAGLVAPCERPSAAREDRRVTLRPLPKTVAPLPDELLSGWLSRLAAANYCNDAELLAHIEIDTTHGTALDFSIDAAAAEKIANAARVAPDVVRSLTFPAMTPREASLTAQMPFQHCLQCSREGLSLRHWRRAWAFDCRVCGTRLVQTLGKAGDEPISDKLIYRARRGAGMLECAARSQGPRQLRRAMRAVTFAMSLKTFHGEPLFALQSHRPEVRLLCLAAIAAARSHPWLRQPSSAPP; translated from the coding sequence ATGGACGCCGGTTTGGTCGCGCCATGCGAACGCCCATCGGCGGCTCGAGAAGACCGGCGTGTGACGCTGCGACCGCTGCCAAAGACTGTCGCACCGCTTCCAGACGAGTTGTTGTCAGGTTGGTTGTCTCGGTTGGCTGCGGCCAACTACTGTAATGACGCGGAACTGCTGGCTCATATCGAAATCGATACCACGCATGGCACCGCCTTGGACTTCAGCATCGACGCGGCTGCGGCAGAGAAGATTGCCAATGCCGCACGGGTCGCCCCAGATGTCGTGCGATCTTTGACCTTTCCGGCAATGACGCCACGAGAAGCATCGCTGACGGCCCAGATGCCATTCCAGCATTGTCTGCAATGCTCCCGAGAGGGCCTTTCGCTCAGGCATTGGAGGCGGGCCTGGGCATTCGACTGTCGGGTTTGCGGGACGAGACTTGTGCAGACCCTCGGCAAAGCCGGTGACGAACCAATATCCGACAAACTGATATACCGAGCGCGCCGCGGGGCAGGGATGCTTGAATGCGCCGCGCGATCGCAAGGCCCCAGGCAACTTCGGCGCGCAATGCGCGCAGTCACCTTTGCCATGTCACTCAAAACCTTCCACGGGGAGCCCTTGTTCGCTCTTCAGAGCCACAGACCGGAAGTGAGGCTGTTGTGCCTTGCCGCAATCGCCGCCGCGCGATCTCATCCTTGGCTAAGGCAGCCATCGTCAGCTCCGCCATAG